From Vitis vinifera cultivar Pinot Noir 40024 chromosome 14, ASM3070453v1, a single genomic window includes:
- the LOC100853057 gene encoding nuclear transcription factor Y subunit C-4, with protein sequence MFEFASSRSHLAEVHDFLSLPSASMLPHYQQTMHLDGEEGSYYLLMQQERLSLVQFWNQKMLEIPSISDFKGQHALPLARIKRIMKANRNVKMISADSQILFAKASELFILELTLRAWFHAEANKRRTLQPCDIGRAIRCYPTLHFLTNIAPDVHKEEHSENISGGAGFVVANEGVHFPAANHELIMWNHEIPCSVQLPPITSSEMVNKNAPKRGKCDGGM encoded by the exons ATGTTCGAGTTTGCTTCTTCGAGATCTCATCTTGCAGAAGTGCATGATTTTCTGTCTTTGCCTTCTGCCTCCATGTTACCTCATTACCAACAGACAATGCATTTG GATGGAGAAGAGGGTAGTTATTACCTTCTAATGCAGCAAGAAAGGTTGAGCCTTGTGCAATTTTGGAATCAAAAAATGCTAGAGATTCCTAGTATTTCag ATTTTAAGGGCCAACATGCTTTACCTCTTGCAAGGATCAAAAGAATTATGAAAGCAAACCGAAATGTTAAG ATGATTAGTGCGGACAGTCAAATACTATTTGCCAAAGCAAGTGAATTGTTCATCCTAGAGCTCACACTTCGAGCATGGTTTCATGCGGAAGCCAACAAACGCCGAACTCTGCAGCCATGTGATATAGGGAGAGCCATACGATGTTACCCAACTCTGCATTTCTTGACAAACATTGCTCCCGATGTGCATAAg GAAGAGCACAGTGAAAATATTTCAGGAGGAGCAGGATTTGTTGTGGCAAATGAGGGAGTACATTTTCCTGCAGCAAACCAT GAATTAATAATGTGGAATCATGAAATCCCTTGTTCTGTTCAGCTGCCACCTATTACTTCTTCTGAAATGGTGAACAAAAATGCTCCCAAG CGAGGAAAATGTGATGGAGGCATGTGA